In the Colletotrichum lupini chromosome 1, complete sequence genome, one interval contains:
- a CDS encoding NmrA-like family protein, which produces MCFPIHTCTTLSFLHNQKATPQSNMSSHEKKILVVLGATGNQGGSVVRAFLNDTTLSSYWHVRGVTRNPSSESAVKLSKLRAEMVSASLGSVSELKSAFEDATAIFAVTDFWSAIKTEEVKHRVQSEEIDLAIATRDLEETWGRNIATAAAEIPTLERFVFSSLPPVSQLSQGKLKHVHHFDGKANVLQYIRQEHPTLWAKTSQVLVGFYNSNILPDSYFGPKFNPVTGKVEFEGPVSDDNLIPFIDASSSTGHFVRALVLDAPAGTILAAYDEMKSLGECVEFLRRETGRDFVFVQRNVEEMAAESPLGREAPESWVWLAEYGLFGEKVEEWKQLLTLPGGLENRIGTVKVDEWLSAQDWSKAFQSA; this is translated from the coding sequence ATGTGCTTTCCAATACATACTTGTACCACGCTATCCTTCTTGCATAATCAGAAAGCCACGCCGCAATCCAACATGAGTTCGCACGAGAAGAAGATATTGGTCGTCCTGGGCGCTACCGGAAACCAGGGTGGCTCTGTAGTTCGAGCATTTCTGAACGACACAACTTTGTCGAGCTATTGGCACGTACGAGGTGTAACTCGAAATCCATCCTCTGAGTCCGCGGTCAAATTATCAAAGCTTAGAGCGGAAATGGTCTCTGCCTCCCTCGGCTCCGTCTCGGAGCTCAAGTCAGCGTTCGAAGACGCAACGGCGATCTTTGCAGTGACAGACTTCTGGAGTGCGATCAAGACCGAAGAGGTCAAACACAGGGTCCAAAGCGAAGAAATTGACCTCGCTATTGCTACTCGGGATCTAGAGGAGACTTGGGGCAGAAATATTGCAACAGCGGCAGCCGAAATACCGACTCTAGAGCGCTTCGTCTTTAGCAGTCTCCCACCTGTCTCCCAACTCAGTCAAGGAAAGCTGAAGCACGTTCACCACTTTGACGGCAAAGCCAACGTTCTCCAATATATTCGACAAGAACATCCCACACTCTGGGCCAAGACTTCACAGGTTTTGGTTGGATTCTACAACTCCAATATTTTACCCGACTCGTATTTCGGACCCAAATTCAATCCAGTGACAGGAAAAGTCGAGTTCGAGGGGCCCGTGAGTGACGACAATCTTATACCATTCATCGATGCTTCGTCCAGCACCGGACATTTTGTCAGGGCTCTGGTTCTTGATGCGCCAGCGGGTACAATCCTGGCGGCTTACGACGAGATGAAGTCGCTCGGAGAGTGCGTCGAGTTTCTACGTAGGGAAACGGGTCGGGACTTTGTTTTTGTGCAAAGAAATGTCGAAGAGATGGCAGCCGAATCGCCGCTAGGTCGTGAGGCTCCTGAGAGCTGGGTCTGGCTCGCAGAATATGGTCTCTTTGGAGAGAAAGTTGAAGAATGGAAACAGCTCCTGACATTACCCGGAGGTCTAGAAAATAGGATTGGAACGGTCAAAGTCGATGAATGGCTTTCAGCACAGGACTGGAGCAAGGCCTTTCAATCGGCTTAG